In Paenibacillus larvae subsp. larvae, the following proteins share a genomic window:
- a CDS encoding YheC/YheD family protein: MMISVNKNKWSKYKYMKGSVSLVPHLPVIEQFTQFTFENLIIRYKQVVVKPIFGSRGRGVIQVSDLGNGQYEIHLENRKITLQGRDAVYDYLKNIIGTNEYMVQQLVPRATINGRPFDMRVIVQRKRNSRNWKVTAKIAKVAGKGYIVSNITRSKGKLMMVPAALRKSTLRKKSIIKMQSEIDIVALLSARRLSDLFPSHRIYGLDIALDQNGHVWIIEANLYPAMSHFLKLKDKGMYHKIMAYKRV, encoded by the coding sequence ATGATGATATCCGTGAATAAAAATAAATGGTCTAAATACAAGTACATGAAAGGCTCTGTTTCTTTGGTTCCCCACTTACCGGTAATAGAGCAGTTCACACAATTCACTTTTGAAAATCTTATTATCAGATACAAACAGGTCGTGGTCAAACCTATTTTCGGCAGCAGGGGAAGGGGAGTTATCCAGGTCTCGGATTTAGGAAACGGGCAGTATGAGATTCACTTGGAAAACAGAAAAATAACCCTGCAAGGAAGGGATGCAGTCTATGATTATTTGAAGAACATCATAGGAACGAACGAGTATATGGTTCAGCAGCTGGTCCCGCGGGCGACAATTAACGGACGTCCTTTTGATATGCGGGTGATCGTACAGCGGAAAAGAAACTCAAGAAACTGGAAAGTCACCGCCAAAATAGCTAAAGTAGCCGGAAAAGGCTATATAGTATCGAATATCACAAGAAGTAAAGGAAAACTGATGATGGTACCGGCGGCGCTGAGAAAGTCTACCTTAAGAAAAAAATCCATAATCAAGATGCAATCGGAAATAGATATTGTGGCATTGCTTTCCGCTAGGCGGTTAAGCGACTTGTTCCCCAGTCACCGTATTTACGGACTGGATATCGCGCTGGATCAGAACGGACATGTCTGGATTATTGAGGCGAATCTTTATCCGGCAATGTCACATTTCTTAAAACTGAAAGATAAAGGGATGTACCATAAGATTATGGCTTATAAAAGAGTATAG
- a CDS encoding 2-aminoethylphosphonate aminotransferase: MQSVKRNILLTPGPATTTDTVKYAQVVPDICPREAEFGDLMEAVSKKLTQIAADANRATAVLFSGSGTAAVEAVLSSTIGDGTVIIVNNGAYGKRMCEIALAYGLHFLEFAASSVEPVDLTALEALFQRSGQISHLAVVHHETTSGLLNDIGPIGELCRRYKADLIVDAISSFGAVPIQMDEMNINYLVASSNKNVQGLPGISFVIAEKSKLESLKQIKCKNYYLNLYEQYNYLEKKKQMRFTAPVQTLYALRQAITELEYEGVPQRYARYRKSWETLADGLKKLGLKYLVQDRYHSKLVTSIIEPVCEGYNFQKMHDFFYEKGITIYPGKIENLSTFRIANIGDISFHDIRLFLELLESYLQSIGYPLRKAADSHDDIRE; this comes from the coding sequence AGCGTGAAAAGAAATATTCTGTTAACCCCTGGCCCTGCAACGACAACGGATACGGTAAAATATGCACAGGTGGTCCCTGATATTTGTCCCCGTGAAGCAGAATTCGGGGATTTGATGGAAGCTGTTTCAAAAAAATTGACACAAATTGCTGCCGATGCAAACCGGGCAACAGCCGTATTGTTCAGCGGATCAGGAACTGCGGCGGTAGAAGCTGTATTAAGCAGCACCATAGGGGATGGAACGGTAATTATCGTAAATAATGGGGCGTATGGAAAGCGGATGTGTGAAATTGCGTTGGCCTATGGCTTACATTTCCTTGAGTTTGCCGCTTCTTCCGTAGAACCGGTAGACTTGACCGCCCTGGAAGCGCTATTTCAAAGGTCGGGTCAAATTTCTCACCTAGCCGTAGTTCATCATGAGACAACAAGCGGCCTTTTAAATGATATCGGACCCATCGGGGAATTGTGCAGAAGATACAAAGCAGATCTGATCGTGGACGCTATAAGTTCGTTTGGAGCGGTACCGATTCAAATGGATGAGATGAACATAAATTATCTCGTTGCAAGTTCCAATAAAAATGTTCAGGGGCTTCCGGGCATTTCTTTTGTTATAGCAGAGAAAAGCAAACTGGAGAGCCTAAAACAAATTAAATGCAAAAACTATTATTTAAATTTGTATGAACAGTACAATTATTTAGAAAAAAAAAAGCAAATGAGATTTACCGCACCTGTGCAAACACTCTATGCCCTCAGACAAGCGATTACAGAATTGGAGTATGAAGGGGTACCGCAAAGATATGCAAGGTATAGGAAGTCATGGGAAACGTTAGCTGACGGTCTTAAGAAACTGGGGCTAAAGTATCTCGTTCAGGATAGATACCATTCTAAACTGGTAACCTCTATCATTGAACCGGTATGTGAAGGATACAATTTTCAGAAGATGCACGATTTTTTCTATGAGAAGGGCATCACGATCTATCCCGGTAAAATAGAGAACTTGAGTACATTCCGCATCGCCAATATCGGAGATATTTCATTTCATGATATCAGACTGTTTTTAGAACTTTTGGAATCTTATTTGCAGAGCATTGGATATCCTTTGCGAAAGGCGGCCGATTCCCATGATGATATCCGTGAATAA